The proteins below are encoded in one region of Pleuronectes platessa chromosome 12, fPlePla1.1, whole genome shotgun sequence:
- the atoh7 gene encoding transcription factor atoh7, with the protein MKSRRPSCTDSGSESSEPDSQSPEKYETTTRRRSAANARERKRMEGLNTAFDRLRKVVPQWGEDKKLSKYETLQMALSYIMALNRILTDARRHNAPHRQWLDLQFDCVQPESYPCLMRYDSPTEQEYIQSSFSYQFDGHQVQA; encoded by the coding sequence atGAAGTCTCGCCGGCCCAGCTGCACCGACTCCGGATCAGAGTCCTCAGAACCAGATTCCCAGAGTCCGGAGAAGTATGAGACCACCACCAGGCGACGGTCGGCTGCCAAcgccagagagagaaagaggatggAGGGTTTGAACACGGCTTTTGATCGCTTACGTAAAGTGGTCCCCCAGTGGGGCGAGGACAAGAAACTGTCCAAGTATGAAACCTTGCAGATGGCCCTCAGCTACATCATGGCCCTCAACCGGATCCTGACAGATGCCAGGAGGCACAACGCTCCTCACAGGCAGTGGCTGGACCTGCAGTTTGACTGTGTGCAGCCTGAGAGCTATCCCTGCCTCATGAGGTACGACTCCCCGACGGAACAGGAGTACATCCAGTCATCCTTCTCATACCAGTTTGACGGACATCAGGTCCAAGCATAA